One Helianthus annuus cultivar XRQ/B chromosome 7, HanXRQr2.0-SUNRISE, whole genome shotgun sequence genomic region harbors:
- the LOC110868074 gene encoding 26S proteasome non-ATPase regulatory subunit 11 homolog, protein MSSSHLPATSESLDLASEAKTPSEAINILYQVLDNPASSSEALRVKEQAIAKISELLRDENRGEDLRGLLTTLRPFFALIPKAKTAKIVRGIIDSVAKIPNSTDLQISLCKEMVEWTRAEKRTFLRQRVEARLAALLMDSKEYSEALTLLSGLVKEVRRLDDKLLLVDIDLLESKLHFSLRNLPKAKAALTAARTAANAIYVPPAQQGTIDLQSGILHAEEKDYKTAYSYFFEAFEAFNALDDPRAVYSLKYMLLCKIMVNQADDVAGIISSKALKFLGPELDAMKAVADAYAKRSLKLFETALQDFKAQLDEDPIVHRHLSSLYDTLLEQNLCRLIEPFSRVEIGHIASLIELPVEHVEKKLSQMILDKKFAGTLDQGVGCLIIFEDPKTDAIFPATLETIQNMGKVVDSLFVRSAKIMA, encoded by the exons ATGTCGTCATCACATCTTCCTGCCACATCAGAATCACTTGACCTAGCTTCAGAAGCCAAAACCCCATCTGAGGCTATCAACATACTCTACCAGGTACTCGATAACCCCGCATCATCTTCCGAAGCCCTTCGGGTCAAAGAACAAGCAATCGCAAAAATTTCAGAACTCCTCAGGGACGAAAACCGAGGAGAGGATCTACGTGGTCTTTTAACCACATTAAGACCATTTTTCGCACTAATCCCCAAAGCTAAAACCGCAAAAATCGTTAGGGGAATCATAGATTCCGTTGCCAAAATACCAAACTCCACCGATCTTCAAATATCATTATGCAAGGAAATGGTAGAATGGACCCGGGCTGAAAAGCGCACCTTTTTACGGCAACGGGTTGAGGCCCGACTTGCTGCGTTATTGATGGATAGCAAGGAGTATTCAGAAGCGTTGACTCTCCTTTCGGGTTTGGTCAAAGAGGTCAGAAGATTGGACGACAAGTTACTTCTTGTCGATATTGATTTACTGGAAAGCAAACTACACTTTTCTTTAAGGAATCTCCCAAAAGCAAAAGCTGCGTTAACCGCTGCTAGAACAGCTGCGAATGCAATCTACGTTCCTCCAGCTCAGCAAGGCACCATTGATTTACAGAGCGGAATTCTTCATGCTGAAGAAAAGGATTACAAAACTGCTTACAGTTACTTCTTTGAAGCTTTTGAGGCATTTAACGCGCTTGATGACCCGAGGGCGGTTTATAGTCTTAAGTACATGTTGCTATGCAAGATCATGGTGAACCAGGCTGATGACGTGGCAGGGATTATATCTTCAAAAGCTTTGAAGTTTTTAGGTCCGGAACTCGATGCAATGAAAGCTGTTGCTGATGCTTATGCTAAGAGATCGTTGAAGCTGTTTGAAACCGCTCTTCAAGATTTTAAAGCCCAGTTGGATGAAGACCCTATTGTTCATAGGCATCTTTCTTCCCTCTACGACACACTATTGGAGCAAAACTTGTGCAG GTTGATTGAACCGTTTTCGAGGGTGGAGATAGGCCACATAGCGAGTTTGATTGAGCTTCCAGTGGAACATGTGGAGAAGAAACTGTCACAGATGATATTGGACAAAAAGTTTGCGGGAACACTGGACCAGGGTGTTGGGTGCCTCATCATATTTGAAGATCCGAAGACCGATGCAATCTTTCCTGCAACTCTTGAGACCATTCAAAACATGGGCAAGGTTGTTGACAGCTTGTTTGTCAGATCTGCCAAGATAATGGCTTGA